The following proteins come from a genomic window of Geothrix edaphica:
- a CDS encoding molybdopterin-dependent oxidoreductase: protein MGTIRMDRRLFLKSAGATAGAVAATQVGCLRYFKKGRSSAAETKEIPTTCELCPNKCSAIAVVEGGFVRKLNPNPENPKSRDMLCARGNAAIKQVYDPDRLKQPMIRVGARGEGKWKPVSWDEAFDFAAKKLSEVKDKYGPEASLWSSTEGFQEVFFKNLGLAFGSPNLVRHPTLCLASVNLAYSATFGTVPSFDLLNSKFVIMSGANRFESIITPDTMDLIGGVMERKAKLVYLDPRFTVTAAKADEWYPIKPGTDLAFILAMIHVIIAENRHSKDFVAAYTTGFEQLAEHVKQYTPEWAEKETEIPARDIVRIAREFADAGARALYYAGRRSSWYQNDFQMRRAQAILNAIVGNWDQMGGMVPNAKLPKGEFLFMPWDEPKAPRVDEIKTAFPLAAAGDGVYLKLRENVLSGKPYPVKAWMVYKQDPMNSLPDQAKTLKMIEQMDFIGVIDVQMSDMAWYADVVFPESAYLERTDPVEVMPGIWPAVVYRQQVVKPIHDTKPNLEIVQGLAKRLGLGDYFDYTIEQWVEAEFKDLPIPMAAEHMKKHGVWAASGQPSYGKTLTPDHRFVTKTGKIEIFSERLQEAGYDPLPVYTAPVQPPGDRFRLILGRVGYFTHANQSNNVWLHEFMKENDLWINPKPAGRLGIKDGAFVSVASSVGSVKLKARVTEEIRPDCVFMLHGFGKKSKMQSLVYNVGASDAVILETAWDKVSGNAAFHETFVKVANA, encoded by the coding sequence ATGGGAACGATTCGCATGGATCGCCGGCTGTTCCTGAAAAGCGCGGGCGCCACCGCCGGGGCCGTCGCCGCCACACAGGTGGGATGCCTCAGATACTTCAAGAAGGGGCGCAGCTCCGCTGCAGAAACGAAGGAGATCCCGACGACCTGCGAGCTGTGCCCGAACAAGTGTTCGGCCATCGCCGTGGTCGAGGGCGGCTTCGTCCGGAAGCTGAACCCCAACCCCGAGAACCCCAAATCCCGTGACATGCTGTGCGCCCGCGGCAATGCGGCCATCAAGCAGGTCTACGATCCCGACCGCCTCAAGCAGCCCATGATCCGCGTGGGGGCCCGGGGCGAAGGCAAGTGGAAGCCCGTCAGCTGGGACGAGGCCTTCGACTTCGCCGCCAAGAAGCTCTCGGAAGTGAAGGACAAGTACGGGCCGGAAGCGTCCCTCTGGTCCTCCACCGAAGGCTTCCAGGAAGTCTTCTTCAAGAACCTGGGCCTGGCCTTCGGGTCGCCCAACCTCGTGCGCCACCCGACCCTGTGCCTGGCCTCGGTCAACCTGGCCTACAGCGCCACCTTCGGCACCGTCCCGAGTTTCGACCTGCTGAACAGCAAGTTCGTCATCATGTCCGGCGCGAACCGCTTCGAGAGCATCATCACGCCCGACACCATGGACCTCATCGGCGGCGTGATGGAGCGCAAGGCCAAGCTGGTCTACCTGGATCCCCGCTTCACCGTCACCGCCGCCAAGGCCGACGAGTGGTACCCCATCAAGCCCGGCACCGACCTGGCGTTCATTCTCGCCATGATCCACGTGATCATTGCGGAGAACCGCCACAGCAAGGACTTCGTCGCCGCCTACACCACCGGCTTCGAGCAGCTCGCCGAGCACGTGAAACAGTACACGCCGGAGTGGGCCGAGAAGGAGACGGAGATCCCGGCCAGGGACATCGTCCGCATCGCCCGCGAGTTCGCGGACGCCGGCGCCCGGGCCCTCTACTACGCGGGCCGCCGGTCCTCCTGGTACCAGAACGACTTCCAGATGCGTCGCGCCCAGGCCATCCTCAACGCCATCGTGGGGAACTGGGACCAGATGGGTGGCATGGTGCCCAACGCCAAGCTCCCCAAGGGCGAGTTCCTCTTCATGCCCTGGGATGAGCCCAAGGCGCCCCGGGTGGATGAGATCAAGACGGCCTTCCCCCTGGCCGCCGCCGGCGACGGCGTCTACCTGAAGCTGCGCGAGAACGTGCTCAGCGGGAAGCCCTACCCCGTCAAGGCGTGGATGGTCTACAAGCAGGACCCCATGAACTCCCTGCCCGACCAGGCCAAGACGCTGAAGATGATCGAGCAGATGGACTTCATCGGTGTCATCGACGTCCAGATGAGCGACATGGCCTGGTATGCGGACGTGGTCTTCCCCGAGAGCGCCTACCTGGAGCGGACCGATCCGGTCGAGGTCATGCCCGGCATCTGGCCCGCCGTGGTCTACCGCCAGCAGGTGGTGAAGCCCATCCACGACACGAAGCCGAACCTGGAGATCGTTCAGGGCCTGGCCAAGCGGCTGGGTCTCGGTGACTACTTCGACTACACCATCGAGCAGTGGGTGGAGGCGGAATTCAAGGACCTGCCCATCCCCATGGCCGCCGAGCACATGAAGAAGCACGGTGTCTGGGCCGCCAGCGGCCAGCCCAGCTACGGCAAGACCCTGACCCCGGACCATCGCTTCGTCACCAAGACCGGCAAGATCGAGATCTTCTCCGAGCGCCTGCAGGAGGCGGGCTACGACCCGCTCCCGGTCTACACGGCGCCCGTCCAGCCGCCCGGCGACCGGTTCCGGCTGATCCTCGGCCGCGTGGGCTACTTCACCCACGCCAACCAGTCGAACAACGTCTGGCTGCACGAGTTCATGAAGGAGAACGACCTCTGGATCAACCCGAAGCCGGCGGGGCGCCTGGGCATCAAGGATGGCGCCTTCGTGAGCGTCGCCAGCAGCGTGGGCAGCGTGAAGCTCAAGGCCCGGGTCACGGAGGAGATCCGTCCCGACTGCGTGTTCATGCTCCACGGCTTCGGCAAGAAGTCGAAGATGCAGAGCCTGGTCTACAACGTGGGCGCCAGCGACGCGGTGATCCTCGAGACGGCCTGGGACAAGGTGTCCGGCAACGCCGCCTTCCACGAAACCTTCGTCAAAGTCGCGAACGCCTGA